In Trichoplusia ni isolate ovarian cell line Hi5 chromosome 17, tn1, whole genome shotgun sequence, the DNA window CAAAATTTACTTGAAGTAAtcttatgttaataaattatgaacagATAATAGGTACGTTCTTTCTCGCTGCCTgctagatgtttttttttcttattatttatgaattcacATTAATCGGAGTTTAACAATGTGACTTTATCATACTACTTTTATAAtgtgactaaaaataaatcaaacaagcagttattatttcctttatttaaattatataacatataaattacatttttaaatttatctacaaaaacaacatacatttaaaaatataaaaaatagtgtccaaccggcaacgggaacagggcccaagctgccggtggtcagggctccagagagaggaacctcctcaccatgcgcgccgtgtccagaagtaccgctctctgaatcaaacccttggcCCAGACACCCAATAAACAAGCAGTTTATTATTACGATGCTCACaaattaatatcattgtttaatcattttttgaatattaattatctcCGGAATTACATTGTAAAGCAAATATCTCATTGCCCAATTTATAACGTTCAGTTTTACTTCTTTCAATACGTTATGCAGTAATggacaacaaataaaatgtatttgtgtagGTAGCGTGTatgataaagaataaaaacttaataatatgtttattttttattcttaaacttCTTTAAAAAGTATATGAAATACTTAAAAGCAGGGACAggctaaaataattttgtctgtatgaacatttaaaattgttatactAACTCATAACTGCAATAttctttatgtttaaataacaatgtGCTTCTTCTTGGTTGCCCTTTTGGGCTAGTGGTCCTAGCTGCTATACAGGTGGTTGTGAGTTCAattctcacccaggacaaatgtttgtgtgatgaactcgatttttttttccgaGTCTTCGTttcatttttcttaaatatggATGTATTTAGAAATCTATAAGTACGTTTGTCACTTGTCtaatacttataatacaaactttacttgtttgaaactagatggcgctgtgtgaaagttgaatattattatcatatcatatacttattgtaaaatattaaaacattacagaTTGTATCATCAACTCCTCTACTAGACTTGTCAGTTATATATGGCAACGCGTTACAAAGTCTTCTGCGACGAGGCAGACTGTTCGAAGGAGGCATGTTGAAGTTTGAAGAAGAAAACGGAAGAATATGGCCGCCCAAGTACCCAACTAACGGTCACCTCATTTGCTTATCGAATCAAAGGCCTCAGGAGACAAGATGTCATCTTATGCGTGAGTATGATGCTGTTAATTTGAAGTAAATCGGTATTCAATTTAGTTGTTATGGTATTCAAAATACTGCATATCGATACTTTATATGAAACTGATAAACGTATAAAATCACCAAAAATGTCTTGAATACTTATAATGATTGTTGAActtattttagataaatattacaataaaaaaatgaaaatgtgatTGTTGTCACCACGTAAAATCTACTAAGCGCAAATTTGTGTtattcacgaatgcttgccctgagtcttgaatgtttatgaaattccccgcgacacaaggattaaggaACAAAAGTTTCTAAATGCGGGAgtgctttaaaaaaatggaaagatGACTTATGATAttcgattatattatttaccatattaattatttaattccagCCGAGGATGGCGGCAACACTCTAGGCGGTATCAATCTCATGTCAATTTGGTTCTGGAGACATCACAACTTCATCGCTAAAAACCTAGCGGCCGTCAACCCTTGTTGGACCGATGACAAATTATTCGAGACAGCCAGAGACATCAACATTGCTGTCgctttacaaatatattactACGAACTGTTGCCTGTTTTCTTCGGTGAGTAAAAAATGTGATCGATCTCAGGTTAAGCTACGAATGACACGGTCAGTCCGTGGGTAGGTGACCGTATATTTCAAAACGAGATCCTCCGAGTTTGATGGTCCCttctgttatttatacatcattGGCAGTCGTTACGGGTATTTAGAAGCGAGACAGTCTGATAACTAGTCTTACTAAGTTGCACCCTGTTGCAAAGTTAAATGGGTTGACGAAGTAAGATACTTAGTCGCCCCTTATAAAACACTTGACTTGACTGCATCCGGACTAAAAGATGACCCAACATACTTCTAAGTTATATTTCTATGTCATAGTTCTAGAAAAAGACTAGGCTGATAAGAAGTAAATTATGGTATACTTGCTTATGACCAAAACGGTGATAAAACtggtaatattatttcaggatATGACAATATGGTGAAGGATGGTGTGATAACTCCTACCGGTGGGTTTAGGGACGTTTACGATCCCAATGTGATGCCTCAAGTGTCTTTGGAATATCCTTTCGTTCTGAGATGGGTACACACTATTCAGAATGGGCTCATAAAGTAAGCAAACTTATTTTGGTAGTAACTATCGtgacaattatttattactagcggttgcccgcgacttcgtccgttaTGCTGtttacctgccctgttttttccacattttccattgtatctttgctcctattagtcgcggcgtgatggtatatagccataaaaataaaataattgttcaatttgaacgagtagttcctgagattagcgcgttcaaacaaacaaactcagctttatatattggtatagattaaatgatgcaactgtttactcacacgtatttatcgggttttCCCGACTAGTTTACCTCAAGCCTAGTTCAGCTCATGAGCTAACGTGGCTAAACGAGTCGGATTAAGGACtccaaactagtcgggcaatctcgacaaatacgcgtgagtaaaccgttgcacaATTCAATAAGGACACTTTTTTTTCTGTGCCTTATATTGGGACTTGGTaatcataagtttttattaatcatGTAGCTATTACTTTAAAACTGATTCTTCTAATTTCTTCTTCATCATTTATTTCAGAATGTACGATAAAGACGGTTACTACATGAAACAGGTGCCAGTCGTCAACTTAACATTGAGAACTGGTTATTTTGCGCTGGATGACAACCTCGATCTTATGACACAAGGAAGCTTCAGACAAGGAAGTGACAATGTTGACTACACTGCTGATTTTGATGTGGgtattgcaatttaaattgtttattttctcttgCATATTGATTTCATTCGAGGCATCCAAGGGCAGCTGAGCAAAAGTGAAACAGTCCAGTACACTACTAAGAGTGGCGTCTCTTTTCGACAACTTAAGAGTGGTAAACTTATGGAATTTCTTGCCGATTCTTCTCTATGGGaatgatattttgaaattgtgCATTTAGAGTCATTAGTTATATAATATAACGTTTCTTAGGTGCCTTTCTTAGGCCTACGATTCTTAGACTTACGTTAATATTTTGACGGTTTTGAggtagaatagaatattcttcatTCCacttaagtaaacaaaaatccaTTCGGTATCCAATCAGTTGGAGAGCCTTATTACAGAACTCTTATTTACGCTACGCTATCCGAATATCAGCCTTTGTGCCTACTAGatagtatatttttctttcaattaaaGTTAAGTTTTCCATAAGTTAAAGTAATTATTCtctaacataatataaataatgttttaacgaCGGATCACAATTTGAAAGTGTTATAATTTAAAcccataataaaattgtttttcggTTTTTAGATCACAGAGATTGGCTTGGGACCTCAGCAATATCTTTCAGACTTGATGACCAGTGACCTTGCTAAGAACAGATTGTTTGGCTTCCAACCTTACGTTAAATACAGAGAGTTCTGTTTTGGCAATAAAGTAAAGAGCTTTGATGATCTACATGGTTCCATTGACCCAGAGGTAATTagcatataatattttatttgtggggCACAAATGCAGCATTCAGcagatattaatataatttacttgaaaatttTAACGTCTACTAAAACCACTGAGCGCCACGTTTTCCGGTTCGATCCCGGAATGGAACATGCGTTTGTGAAATCCTGGAATGCTTGTTcggagtctgggtatctttgtgcatgcgacttgaatgtttgcaatACGAGGATTAATTTCCAAAACATAGAGtcgtttttcttaaaaaaaaaaaacaacatgtatttattaatttgcaatttcaaattatgcttttcaaaaagtaaacgtaatattgttttagtttttggaaagtacattaaaaaaaatctgtctctCTAAAATGTCTGCATTTTTTATACACTACAGAGAATAGAAATTCTGAAAGATGTTTACAAGAGCGTGGAAGACATTGACCTTTTGGCTGCGATCTGGGTAGAAAAGCCATTGAGAGGAGGTTATGCTCCACCAACGTTCTACTGCCTTGTAATAGACCAACTAAGACGCAACATGGTTTCTGATAGACATTGGTATGAAAGACCGAACAGGCCAAATGCGTTTACAGCCGGTAAGTAAACTCTCCTTTTTAGTTATGATCCGATTTTTGAAACACAAGGAAtaataacatcatcatcatcagcctatattcgtccactgttggacatattCCTCCTCAATTGCACGTCATCGGGATCTATCTTCAGCTGCTCGGATCCAGCTTCTGCCAGGCATTATCATAAAAAGATATTCAGttcttataattaatatttttaatatgacatGAATTCCGAGAAAATTATAACCATGAGTTTTGACCACTTAAGGGTAAAATTGAAGTAACGACCAATGCCTTtgcactttaaattaaaattaaattcagaaTCAAAAATTGTCTTTCCAACTTTTCACTAAAACCTTTTCTTGTTATTCTTCCAGCACAACTGGCAGAAATCAGGAAAGCCACTATCGCGCGTCTCCTGTGCGATGTCGGCGACACGGTCACGAGAATCCAGCCGCGCGCCTTCCTGAAAGCCGGTTACAAgtgagtttaatattaaatagctATTGATAGAGCGTACGTATTCTGTTGAAAATGGTtctgttgattcttttttcatttaaataactgtcatttgtttccataaattttatcaaaattggctCGGtgctttttatttgaagtagtttctattttttagttgttgaaaaaaaatgttctggcTTCCATTGTGTCCTTGCTGGGTCTACaaacaacttatttaataaatacaacattttattttaattatcatcagAAAATCTTTGTGAACCTTGCTTCGCGgatgttaaacaataattataattaattccgATTTCTCACACCGACAATGCgaacgtaaaaaataattgttaaatttaagaaataagGACGTCTACTCTAGCCTCTTGACTAGCCaccttgtttatttaaacatttcataCAATAACAATGTACAATCAGCCAACACTTTCTACCTGAGTGATATTTctactaatatattaaaatggcaTTTCTTTTCGCTGTACCTTAGACCTGTCCTCTCCACACATTTAATTTTTTCCTGTACACGCCAACCGTGGTATAAATGCCAGTTGCCTAGAGGGCTGTTTATGAATTTTGAAATCTTatatccatttattttgtttcagtaatCAAATGTGCAACTGTAATGAAATAAACGGAATTAATTACGCCGCCTGGAAGGACGCTACTTGTGAAGTTGAATCGTTTTGGTCCAAATTCGTCTACTGATGCTGATAGCGACAGTGTGTGTACATAATACGAAGTCATGGAACTGGTTTGAAAAAGGAGTCGTTCAGATTggaatgtttaaaatacttcaaTTCTTCAACTGTTTTCAACtggtataatattttcttgGCATATTTTGACTGATagaggaataaataaatatttatgattggtatttgtttgttttcttttattttcattcaatgtttcctttcatcatcatcatcatcatcatctcagcctatcgccgtccactgctgaacgtttcctttaatttatttaaatttttggccCACACACGCGCTCCAACTGATTGGTTAacttatgttaaaaaatatatgaaggaAACGCCGCTTGGTTCCACAGCTACAGCTTGGTGGATCTCTAATAAATACTGGCAATTATTACTTCGTTATATCCTATATCGAATTAATAACTATTGAGAAGGTCAGGATGTtgcttatatttttcaaaaaatctagaACGATCATTATTGCCTCATCCGTTACATTTGAAATCACTGTGTAATACCCGTCCTGGTATTTTCTTCTATAATACCATGAAAACCCATAATAACTAAAATAGGTATCGCTTAAAGGCGTATACAATCAAGCTGTCTTTCAACGTCATTTGAttactaacttaaaaaaaaaccttagaaAATTGCAAACTATGTATATAAAATCGACCGTTAAAACTGCCAAATTTCACCTTACATACTAATCCGACCAATCACGTACGCCACAATCGCGTTTCCGTCCACGCGACCTTAACTTAggttaataattaaacagttaaTGGTTCAGTAACCTCGTCGCTAATGACATTTACCATCGTATCGCGATCATAAACCAGTTAATGTTATATCACTTTGAAGTCAAACTGATTATTTTCGTGAAGCGTTTCGCTTGGTCCATACGTCAGTATGTTGCCTCTgttgctgtttttgttgagtGGTGCTAATGCTGCGTTGTTCTATGACTCGTATCATGGAGTACCGATAACGATTGATGAAGTGAAGCGGCACGATAAAACGAATACGactttgtaagtattttatttttgtttacttttttttacgaAACGCTTTCAAGAATTCAATCCTTGCaccgcgggggttttacaaatattcaagatgttcaaaaacacccagactgaggacaagcattcttaGATCTGTGTGAGGATCTGACCTCAACTACTAGGCTATCTGGGCAGTCATTTGATGTGTACAACTTGCAGATACTTGAAcgttgaaaaattgttttattaaagtaaataaaatttgaattttagcattcgtatgataataaaaatgcttgtttaataaaaatttaatgttaaaacaaaataaaagtaagataCCACCCAATAAGTAGTATTTTCGTAGTGATGGCACTACTTCTGTCACACAAAAGTACGTAGATGTGTTCTTATGTATGGAAAAGCGTTACATTCAGGTTTATAAAGTAATCTATCATTAAAGTCCAAGTATGATGTAGTTGGTGTGTGAACGAAGTGGAACCATGTCACCCGTTGGAAGGCAGGCGCGTCGATGGCTCGTGCAACAACCTCCGGTTCCCATCCAGGGGAGCGAGCCATACACCCTTCACAAGAGTATTGCCACCTATTTATGACAAAGGTAACAAATctatgcttttattttatcctataccttaaaattagaaattccGTGGAACGTCGTCTTGCATTCATTGTTAGTTGTTGTGATAACAATAGGGACTATaatttgtctatttattttcgtttttactaaaacacttattttaaattactgtaataAACATGGATAATGTAATTTTGTGAAAACGTCTGTATTGACTTAACCTACAATCCACCTACATACGTCACATCATCTGTGGATGCCTCCATCAAACATTGTTacgtatgaaataaataatttccaattatattaTCTAAACCATCTTATTTTACAGATTTTGAGCCAAAGAAATCAGCATCAGGTAACGAGCTGCCCCTCGCCCGGTATCTAAGAACTCGTCTGATATCTGTTGGAAGGATTCCTAGCCAAGTGTTCACTCAGCTCGCTATACATTTCTTCGTATTTATGTCAGCTGATGTAGTCTCCTTGCATGATACAAGTAAtgtattacttttatattattctatcGTGCTAgctggagctcgtggctaagctataaccgcaaaagtgaaacgatcacaggttaagctatgcttgacgcggttggtccgtagatggatgaccatctgtgtcataaggagttcctccgtgtttcggaaggcacgttaaattgtgggtcccggctgttattctgacatctttgacagtcgttacaggtagtcagaagcttgaaaagtctgacaaccagtctaaccaaggggtatcgtgtcgcccaggtaactgggttgaggaggtcagataggcagtcgctccttgtaaaacactggtacttagctgaaaccggttagactggtagccgaccccaacatagttgggaaaaggctaggccgatgatattcTATCGTGCTTTCTGCTTGTGTTTTAGTtccaaacatttattaattttgaattttcttgATGCTAGCACTAGATTTTTTAGGTTCAATAAATGTATACGGCCTTACAAAATATCAATTCTTCTGACCTTCTTGTGACAAAAAATCTCTAAATGCATATTCTTTCttcatatttctttaatagTTTTTAGTGCAAGCTGTCTTAATTTTGCTGTATATCGTTGAGCCTACCAGTTTGAGCCAATATTCAAGTTATGAAGAAATTACCAAATACTAAGCATTACGACGTAATAAGACACTAAAGTGGTAGTTGTTGTACTAAGATTAAGTTTAGTTCAAAATTGTAACAGTTTTGAAACTCGTATTCTTATTTTGcagttaattatattgcttGGAGGCCATACTGCTGCGCAGAGAAAGGCAAAAACGACTCTTATTGCGTCCCGAATAAAATACCTCATGACGATCCGGTTCATCGCTTCTCTGGTCACAATTGCTTAAACATGACCAGACCAGAGTCTTTCCAGAGCATTGGATGTATACCTAAGGGTACTACGCCTGACAGAGTAAGGAACTTTttgtaaaaaccttttttatcttTGCTACGTAAAAGTTTTAGgtgcaaaatatgtttttattttttgggatGTTAAAATTAGAgattaagttaatataaaactattgaaTATGCATGAATTTAAGtggtttttaaattcatttgatgaaacatcttttaaaattaGTGTCCTTTTTAGATTGTATCATCAACTCCTCTCCTGGACTTATCGACGATATACGGAAACTTCTTGAAAAGTCTTAATGAAAAAGGGAGACTTTTTGAAAAAGGATTATTGAAGTTCGAAGTGGAAAACGGCAGGATCTGGCCTCCCAGTGTCAAGACAAAAGCTAGCGTGTGCTTTTTGAACCAACTTCCACATGAAACAAGGTGCCATAATATGCGTGAGTGAgaactttttgtttcttgtaacTGTGTGTGTGAATGATGTGCGATTGATCATCATTGTCCTTTAACTAAACCTTTGGACAACTAATTATAAAGTAGAAGCATGATTTTGAGATAGCACCCAGTTAGATGAGTGCTCGTAAACTTAAATAACAAGTATATACTTTTCTTGAATAAATTTAGTTCTACCAAACAAATCACTTTtagtaagtttaataaaactgcaagtatagattaattatcTTATTTGCAAATCTTCTTTTTACTTTTGACTTCTTCACTTGAAACCCAGTAAAAAAAGCAAGACAAGTATTTCTTCTTCAATGCTAATTTTTACTTCTCTACTATCAGCCGAAGATGGCGGCAACACATTAGGTAGTATCAATCTAATGGCTGTCTGGTTCTGGAGGAACCACAACTTCATAGCCACTGAGCTCCTGAAGGTGAACCCTTGTTGGGATGATGAACGGCTCTTCACCACGGCTAGAGATATCAACATCGCTATATCCCTGCAGATCTATTATTACGAGCTTATGCCTATATTCTTGGGTAAGTATtgattttgtgttatttttttttggatttggtTGATGTTAGCTAGATTTTAGAGTCTTCAAAAATAGAATACAGCTAATGAAAGTAGAATTTAGATATCAGTTTTATTAGAAAACCGAATACTTTTTAGTTGGCGATGTCATCTTCAGTACATATTCAAATTccaagttttcataaaaaaacagacAGAAAAGTAGCTAAAAATGTTAAATctattctaaaaatagaaaaacaatctatttatatatctttatctAATTTAGAAACACTAaagtatgtttgttattttactgGCCTTGAATTAAAACCAAACAGAAGttgaaataattcaatattcatattttatttatttctattataaaaccAGTTGGAGTCAAAGACCCGTGAAGACAGAcgagaatataaaatatttataacgtttGAAGTAGTTTTAGTGTAAAACAGAACTACATTACAAAGAAACAGGTTtagtcatcataatattaataaacattaaagaaaactaagactattttgatgatttacaacgttaataaaaataaacatgttgacTAAATTCGATTACATTGAAATTTGGAATCGGacattagaaataattttgtttcgaaaatCTTTGgagaataatgttttaaatgtaaagcaAATCGATAGAAAAATAAGCTTACATATAGCAAAACGCTACACAAATCATTACGTTGATAGCAATAGGTGTACAATATATGCTGGTGGTCGCTTTTACTTTGCTAGACACCAACGAAAAATTATGAACGTGTGCAAAAAGTCCATGACAATTGGACGATAATTTGATCTTATTTATTCCAGGCTATGAAAACTTGCTTAAAGATAGAGTTATCATCCCAACTGGTGGCTTCAGGGACATCTACAATGAAAACGTTTTACCACAACTGTCTCTCGAATACCCATTCGTTTTGAGATGGGTGCACACTATTCAAGAAGGCGCTTTAAAGTAAGAGATTAAAGGACTTGGATTTAATTTCCTGAGTTTTTGAAGCAGATGACCACGACTTCACTTACCTAATGTTATTGCAATTGTACAATAGAAACGCCGCTCTGCGCAGTATATTCAGGAATATTAGTAATTTACGAACTTGTAAAACCCCCAGCCTTATGTATTGCcaaacagacagatagacaacGGACTATATCACTATAAAAAAGACAGTTTTTCCCTTTGGGTACGGTATAACAATACACAAAAATCTACAAATACGAAGTTTTTGTTGAAGGTtgattaaacattatttttattttgaaacaatggAAGACAATAacaggaaatataaaattactcattgtttttacttaagtatcaattttaattatttttttttccagaATGTACGATAAGGATGGTTATTATTTAAGACAATATCCGATAGTGAATCTGACATTAAGAACTGGATTCTTCGCCGTCGATGACAATATAGACTACATAACACAGGGAAGTTTTAGACAGGGAAGCGCTCATATTGACTATGTTGCTGATCCTGATGTAAGTGAATTTCCTTTAAAACTGTAATATAGCAATATGACTTCGTTTAGCTTTTATGTAGCTGTCAAAACCAGGCAAGGGATAGGCAAATTAGGTCAAAATAAACACAGCGTGGGGCGGAAAAAATCTCGgtctttcaaaaataaaaaaaaataaaaaaaatcatctacTTTGAATACTGCAAAAAATGCAGTATACACATGGGGGTGATACGGGTGGCTATAATTCTTCTTTATAACTAGAGACCATCTcttttaatcaaaatacataaaagaaaagaCTTTTGAATTCCTTGCTGGCTCTTCTCTATGCGAATGCCATTTGGGAAGCACCTACCTAAGgtcactagtttttaataagtaatttgagTATTTTGGGTCTTCTAGAAATGAAgacgttttaaatttaattttgaacttttcTGGACTTTTCCTTCTTCTGTTTTGAACACTAACAGTAACATCTTTCATTATAGATTACAGAGCAAGGTATGGGTCCTCATCAAAAGGTATCTGATTTGATGACAAACGACTTGGCAAAGAACCGCTACTTCGGCTTCCAGCCTTACGTCAAATACAGGGAGGCGTGCTTCGGTACAACCATTAATAAATTCGAAGATCTAAAAGGATTCATTGACCCGGAGGTAATGTTATTTACTGTATAGTATTCAAATACAAATTTGCGACCTTAAAACAGACAATCCCGAGAGGAAAGAACAATTTGACTTCAACAGGACcagaagcatttgtgtgttatTATTGTGTAGTTCAAATATGAAAGAATAATTCTGGTTACTGGcatattaattgtatttgcagaaatgattaaaaagtaacatttattcatatttaacaaTCATTCTTCTCTTCAAGAAGGGAAATTTGTCCTGTATCATGATTAAGTCAAATGTTCggctttattttattgcttgttttttaatcaatcaaatctctttaatttttttattgaaattgaacCTACTCACAATTCGGAAAAACTAACCTATAAATTCTTTATTGGGGAATCAATTTTCAAATCAGTTAATCAGAACCAGAGATTAAACCAAAGTCACAAACTTCACTTCTTTCAAATGTGCATCGTATCAAAGTATGcacaaaataattgatttataaggAAATATCATAGAACCTAAGTCACTGTACTCCATACTAAAAAccttcttaaataaaatttattttccagaGAGTAGAAATCCTAAAAGACGTATACGAAAGCGTAGAAGACATCGATCTTATGGCGGGCATTTGGGTAGAGAGGCCTATAAAAGGAGGGTCTGTTCCTCCCACCTTCTACTGCCTGGTGATCGATCAGCTCAGACGCAATGTGGTCTCCGATAGACATTGGTATGAGAGACCTAACAGACCCAATGCGTTTACTGCACGTAAGTAACATctataataatgatataatacGATGGTAGATACAATACGGTATTTATAGGACTACTTGTATTTTGGTTATTATTGTGCCCttgttaaattgttaatatgtttgttttttgtttttttttcagatcaaCTTGCTGAATTAAGAAAAATGACGATAGCCAGAATCCTCTGCAATGTTGGTGATACCGTGACGCAAATACAGCCTCACGCGTTCCTAAAAGCTGGGTTCAAGTAAGAATTGCCTTAACTATTGAATACTGTTTAGTCTTTTAATCTATTAAAAAGAGTAGAGATTGACTCTTTACTCTAGTGATTTTTGTAACACTCACTGacaagtgattttttttaactattattgttTCTCTTACAAATTAAATCCACTtagaaaatcaaaaattttaaagtttgttatataggatttttgaatttattcaaaagcatctttttttctttttaggaatCCAATTGCGAGTTGCCATCTTATACCTGATATTAATTATGGAGCTTGGAAGGACCTTAACTGTCAAAATTCACATTGGCAATAACTTATATCAAATGGACAAGGAAAATTccatttcaattaacaaaaaatatttttcatgacaataataataatataaatagacatttttgtaaatttaattttcgcGACAAATATAGCCAGGCATCTGGTTTAATACTGTCATattagaaacataaaatatgtctaaattggttttatttcatttcaaattaagttattttccTGTAgtcaaaaatcataaaaaaatgtgactATTTTGACTTTTTTAGTGACACAAGACACACTTATTGAGACAAGTACATATGTACGTTAaccaacttttatttattttagtaaataatccGCATATTTATACCCGAAAATatcatcattttttatattcttaaataattccAATTCAAAAGAAGGTTCCACCGAGACTTGAACTCGGATCGCTGGATTCAAAGTCCAGAGTGCTAACCATTACACCATGGAACCGATGATACTTTACAACCAAATAAACTTT includes these proteins:
- the LOC113502567 gene encoding peroxidase-like, with translation MLPLLLFLLSGANAALFYDSYHGVPITIDEVKRHDKTNTTFWCVNEVEPCHPLEGRRVDGSCNNLRFPSRGASHTPFTRVLPPIYDKDFEPKKSASGNELPLARYLRTRLISVGRIPSQVFTQLAIHFFVFMSADVVSLHDTINYIAWRPYCCAEKGKNDSYCVPNKIPHDDPVHRFSGHNCLNMTRPESFQSIGCIPKGTTPDRIVSSTPLLDLSTIYGNFLKSLNEKGRLFEKGLLKFEVENGRIWPPSVKTKASVCFLNQLPHETRCHNMPEDGGNTLGSINLMAVWFWRNHNFIATELLKVNPCWDDERLFTTARDINIAISLQIYYYELMPIFLGYENLLKDRVIIPTGGFRDIYNENVLPQLSLEYPFVLRWVHTIQEGALKMYDKDGYYLRQYPIVNLTLRTGFFAVDDNIDYITQGSFRQGSAHIDYVADPDITEQGMGPHQKVSDLMTNDLAKNRYFGFQPYVKYREACFGTTINKFEDLKGFIDPERVEILKDVYESVEDIDLMAGIWVERPIKGGSVPPTFYCLVIDQLRRNVVSDRHWYERPNRPNAFTAHQLAELRKMTIARILCNVGDTVTQIQPHAFLKAGFKNPIASCHLIPDINYGAWKDLNCQNSHWQ
- the LOC113502588 gene encoding peroxidase-like; protein product: MLLIYFISVFCGVRAAIYYDSYSGSTITAERVKQHDKANTTFWCVNEIEPCDPNEGRRVDGSCNNLQYPSRGASHTPFARALPPVFSANFEPKKAADGSDLPLARFLRTSLVSVGRIPSQMFTALAIHDFVFMSADIVSLHDTVNYIVWKPYCCAERGKTDYMCVPNQIPPDDPVHRFSGQRCLNMTRPETFQTIGCIKNNTSPERIVSSTPLLDLSVIYGNALQSLLRRGRLFEGGMLKFEEENGRIWPPKYPTNGHLICLSNQRPQETRCHLMPEDGGNTLGGINLMSIWFWRHHNFIAKNLAAVNPCWTDDKLFETARDINIAVALQIYYYELLPVFFGYDNMVKDGVITPTGGFRDVYDPNVMPQVSLEYPFVLRWVHTIQNGLIKMYDKDGYYMKQVPVVNLTLRTGYFALDDNLDLMTQGSFRQGSDNVDYTADFDITEIGLGPQQYLSDLMTSDLAKNRLFGFQPYVKYREFCFGNKVKSFDDLHGSIDPERIEILKDVYKSVEDIDLLAAIWVEKPLRGGYAPPTFYCLVIDQLRRNMVSDRHWYERPNRPNAFTAAQLAEIRKATIARLLCDVGDTVTRIQPRAFLKAGYNNQMCNCNEINGINYAAWKDATCEVESFWSKFVY